The Geotalea uraniireducens Rf4 genome window below encodes:
- a CDS encoding asparagine synthetase B family protein translates to MSGIFGIFNRNGDPVASHTLETMQCVMAEWGPDGGDILLDGAVGFGQMRHFTTPEAQFELMPVKSRESFSSWNDGRKFAFTAAGRLDNREELIGRLSASDRHTAIPDSELMLRAYQEWGENCPARLFGDWAFAVWHPEEKQLFLARDHHGHTALYYYVDPRFFVFASSRQALLALHLAPMEMDELYLAQVLVSSPAYHGERTIYKPVKRLPPAHSLTVTPDHMSTHRYWRLEDTAELHLPRREDYVAAFTELFDEAVRCRLRSDRKIAVSLSGGLDSGSVAATAAKFLKRDDKRLSAFSSAPLSDTGMYVGKRFGDEFSFAQKTADHCGNIDLYKITADTISPIQAIRAMLTVNNEPAHAAGNFFWLQAIRQAARSHGSRVLLTGQMGNAGISWTGSVFSQPAAFQRRHLGWQRWAKELAKQYTPSSLLNAYRQLRKPPPALGSFSALHPDLARRLNQAERMMSDTVHHPRTPLEQRCHIIMPGRSHGGFRHAENGVVYGLEIRDPTADVRVLAFTLSVPDHIFMDPKTGLDRWLIREAMKECLPDEVRLNRRRGRQAGDIVPRLRACAAEVETALDELACGPAAAFVNVPYMREVWAMVLTKDTPDTFLLSLTVLTRGIMAGLWVNGFYHVS, encoded by the coding sequence ATGAGTGGAATTTTTGGCATATTTAATCGTAATGGCGATCCGGTTGCATCACATACGCTGGAGACGATGCAGTGCGTCATGGCTGAATGGGGACCGGACGGCGGTGACATACTGCTGGATGGGGCCGTCGGTTTCGGACAGATGCGCCATTTTACTACTCCGGAAGCGCAATTTGAACTGATGCCGGTTAAATCCCGCGAATCGTTTTCATCCTGGAATGACGGACGGAAGTTTGCGTTTACTGCCGCAGGACGTCTGGACAACAGGGAAGAACTCATCGGACGACTTTCAGCCAGCGATCGGCACACAGCAATTCCCGACAGCGAACTCATGCTACGCGCCTATCAGGAGTGGGGAGAAAACTGCCCGGCGCGTCTGTTCGGCGACTGGGCCTTTGCCGTATGGCACCCGGAAGAAAAGCAGCTGTTTCTCGCGCGGGACCACCATGGACACACCGCGCTCTATTACTACGTCGATCCCCGCTTCTTTGTGTTCGCTTCTTCGCGCCAGGCACTGCTCGCTCTGCATCTGGCGCCGATGGAAATGGATGAACTCTACCTGGCCCAGGTACTGGTTTCATCGCCTGCCTATCACGGCGAGCGCACTATCTATAAACCGGTAAAACGTCTCCCCCCAGCCCACTCTCTTACGGTAACCCCTGACCATATGTCTACCCACCGCTACTGGCGTCTGGAAGATACGGCGGAACTGCATTTGCCGCGAAGGGAAGATTATGTAGCGGCTTTTACGGAACTGTTCGATGAGGCAGTGCGGTGCCGCCTTCGTTCGGACAGAAAGATCGCCGTCTCCCTGAGCGGTGGGCTGGATTCCGGATCGGTTGCCGCAACTGCGGCGAAATTTCTGAAAAGGGATGACAAGCGCCTATCCGCATTTTCCTCCGCACCATTATCGGATACCGGCATGTATGTGGGAAAACGCTTCGGTGACGAATTTTCTTTCGCGCAGAAGACCGCCGACCATTGCGGCAATATTGACCTGTATAAAATTACTGCCGACACAATCTCGCCTATCCAGGCAATTCGCGCGATGTTGACGGTCAATAACGAACCCGCCCATGCCGCCGGAAATTTCTTCTGGCTTCAAGCTATCCGTCAGGCCGCCCGCTCCCACGGAAGCCGCGTACTCCTGACCGGGCAGATGGGAAACGCCGGGATCTCGTGGACCGGCTCGGTTTTTTCTCAACCGGCGGCCTTCCAGCGACGACATTTGGGCTGGCAGCGCTGGGCGAAAGAACTGGCAAAACAGTATACGCCCTCTTCATTGTTGAATGCCTACCGGCAGTTGCGAAAACCACCTCCTGCACTGGGAAGCTTTTCCGCTTTGCACCCTGATCTGGCGCGCAGACTGAACCAGGCAGAACGCATGATGAGCGATACCGTGCACCATCCGCGTACCCCCTTGGAACAGCGCTGTCATATTATTATGCCAGGACGTTCCCATGGCGGATTTCGCCATGCCGAGAACGGTGTTGTTTACGGTCTTGAGATCCGCGACCCCACCGCCGATGTCCGTGTGCTGGCCTTTACCCTGTCCGTGCCCGACCATATCTTCATGGACCCGAAGACAGGACTGGACCGTTGGCTCATCCGCGAGGCGATGAAAGAATGCCTGCCGGATGAAGTGCGCCTGAATCGCCGGAGAGGGCGTCAGGCGGGTGACATTGTCCCACGTCTGCGCGCCTGTGCCGCCGAGGTCGAAACCGCCCTGGACGAACTGGCCTGTGGGCCTGCTGCCGCCTTTGTTAATGTGCCCTATATGCGCGAAGTGTGGGCGATGGTCCTTACAAAAGACACCCCGGATACGTTCCTTCTGTCATTAACCGTCCTCACCAGGGGAATCATGGCCGGGTTGTGGGTGAACGGGTTCTACCATGTTTCCTGA
- a CDS encoding PqqD family protein, with product MSIDMESLIVRNNEMMSSAMDRELVILNMAKGNYIGLDEIGRRIWELLETPLGAEELCGLLGREFDASPEQITADVLPFLVELESEGMVHDVTGGRSA from the coding sequence ATGTCGATTGATATGGAGAGCCTCATCGTACGCAACAACGAGATGATGTCCAGCGCCATGGATCGGGAGCTTGTGATCCTGAACATGGCAAAGGGCAACTACATCGGCCTTGACGAGATCGGCCGTCGCATATGGGAGCTGTTGGAAACGCCCCTTGGTGCGGAAGAACTGTGCGGGTTGTTGGGCCGGGAGTTCGACGCTTCCCCGGAGCAGATCACGGCGGACGTCCTGCCTTTCCTGGTCGAATTGGAAAGCGAGGGGATGGTGCATGATGTTACGGGCGGACGATCTGCGTAA
- a CDS encoding lasso peptide biosynthesis B2 protein has product MMLRADDLRKLFSLTLAEVCLLLEAAFWLGICRLAIPLLPFRWIAPYLGTHMAESASVLDPHGREVPLAVSRAIVRAAWRLPWDCKCLAQAMTGKAMLKRRGVPSTLYLGVAKDKEQLAAHAWLRCGDIILTGGQGKERFTVVSSFGDDIRSRG; this is encoded by the coding sequence ATGATGTTACGGGCGGACGATCTGCGTAAGCTGTTCAGCCTTACCCTGGCGGAGGTTTGCCTGCTGCTGGAGGCCGCTTTCTGGCTCGGTATCTGCCGGCTGGCAATACCGCTTTTGCCCTTCCGCTGGATTGCGCCGTATCTGGGGACCCACATGGCCGAGTCCGCCAGTGTGCTTGATCCGCACGGCCGTGAGGTGCCCCTTGCCGTATCCAGGGCGATAGTCCGGGCGGCCTGGCGGCTCCCCTGGGATTGCAAATGCCTGGCCCAGGCCATGACGGGTAAGGCTATGCTCAAACGGCGGGGGGTGCCGAGCACGCTTTACCTGGGGGTTGCCAAGGACAAGGAGCAGCTTGCCGCCCATGCCTGGCTGCGGTGCGGCGATATAATCCTGACCGGGGGGCAGGGAAAAGAGCGGTTTACGGTCGTATCATCCTTCGGGGACGACATCCGGTCACGCGGATAG
- a CDS encoding sulfotransferase domain-containing protein translates to MRKIIWLASYPKSGNTWMRVLLTNYLRNSATPVDINKLEGGPIASARLWFDEWVGVEAAELDDNVIERLRPGVYRCMAGETHDTLYMKVHDAWGRTDRGEALFPADVTAGVVYIVRNPLDMAMSCAHHWGVDIDTAAESMCDPTFATSRSLGGLSDQLRQSMLSWSGHVQSWLDESGLPVHVVRYEDLLAAPAATFGGVVRFCGLPFDAARVGKAVAFSDFSELQRQEREKGFRERSLRAPGSFFRRGQAGAWREELPPELVNRLIAAHGEMMKRFGYTTHQGGNDNVD, encoded by the coding sequence ATGCGTAAGATTATCTGGCTGGCATCATACCCGAAATCTGGCAACACCTGGATGCGCGTACTGCTGACCAACTACCTGCGCAACAGCGCCACACCCGTTGATATCAACAAGCTGGAAGGCGGTCCCATTGCCAGCGCACGCCTCTGGTTCGACGAATGGGTCGGCGTCGAGGCTGCGGAACTGGACGATAACGTCATAGAACGTCTGCGCCCCGGCGTCTATCGCTGCATGGCGGGCGAAACCCACGACACGTTGTACATGAAAGTTCACGATGCCTGGGGGCGCACTGACCGGGGGGAAGCGCTCTTTCCGGCGGATGTCACCGCCGGGGTGGTCTATATCGTGCGCAACCCGCTGGATATGGCCATGTCATGCGCCCATCACTGGGGGGTAGACATTGATACGGCGGCGGAAAGCATGTGCGACCCGACGTTTGCCACCTCCCGTTCGCTTGGCGGACTGTCGGACCAGTTGCGCCAGAGCATGCTCTCTTGGAGCGGCCATGTGCAAAGCTGGCTGGATGAATCGGGGCTGCCGGTGCATGTGGTGCGTTATGAAGACCTGCTTGCCGCTCCGGCGGCAACGTTCGGCGGGGTTGTCCGTTTCTGCGGTCTCCCTTTTGACGCTGCCCGGGTTGGCAAGGCGGTCGCCTTTTCCGATTTCTCCGAATTGCAGCGGCAGGAACGGGAAAAAGGGTTTCGCGAACGGTCGCTACGGGCTCCCGGCTCGTTTTTTCGTCGTGGACAGGCGGGCGCATGGCGCGAAGAACTGCCGCCTGAACTGGTCAACCGTCTGATCGCGGCCCATGGAGAGATGATGAAGAGGTTCGGATATACAACTCATCAAGGAGGGAATGACAATGTCGATTGA
- the hcp gene encoding hydroxylamine reductase, with the protein MSMFCNQCEQAAKGTGCDIMGVCGKNPEVAALQDLMIYGLKGLAIYADKAREFGARDETIDLFMFEGLFTTVTNVDFDPVSIAAKLRKCFDNKEKIKALYETAYREKTGNHAPQISDGPAAWVIANDLVGLVKQGEAHGINTHHTDPDIRSAIEVLIYGLKGMAAYADHAFILGKTDEEVFAFFHKALAATTDPTKGLMDFVGLSMECGKMNIKVMGMLNQGHIDHYGQPVPTKVQLGTRKNKGILVSGHDLRMIEELLKQTEGKGIDVYTHGEMLPAHGYPGLKKYSHLYGNFGGAWQDQHKEFPDFPGAIIFNTNCIQRPADSYKDRLFTWGMVGWPGIKHMTGWNFSEVINKALECPDLPDAPGKEILTGFGHNAVLGVADKVIEGVKSGAIKHFFLIGGCDGAKPGRNYFTELAEIVPKDCVILTLACGKYRFNKLEFGDIGGIPRLLDVGQCNDAYSAVQIALALAGAFNCGVNDLPLSFILSWYEQKAHVILLSLLHLGIKNIKLGPALPAYLTPNVLNFLVENFNIGQITTADADLKAALGA; encoded by the coding sequence ATGTCAATGTTTTGTAACCAGTGTGAACAGGCTGCCAAGGGTACCGGCTGTGATATCATGGGGGTTTGCGGTAAAAATCCCGAGGTTGCCGCCCTGCAGGACTTGATGATCTACGGTCTGAAAGGACTCGCCATCTATGCCGACAAGGCCCGCGAATTCGGCGCCAGGGACGAGACCATCGACCTTTTCATGTTCGAAGGGCTCTTCACCACCGTCACCAACGTGGACTTCGACCCGGTCAGCATCGCCGCCAAGCTCCGCAAGTGCTTCGACAACAAGGAGAAGATCAAGGCACTGTATGAGACCGCCTATCGGGAAAAGACCGGCAATCACGCCCCGCAGATCTCTGACGGGCCCGCCGCCTGGGTGATCGCCAATGATCTTGTCGGCCTGGTCAAGCAGGGAGAGGCCCACGGCATCAACACCCACCACACCGACCCGGATATCCGTTCCGCCATCGAGGTGCTCATTTACGGCCTCAAGGGGATGGCTGCCTATGCCGACCACGCCTTCATCCTCGGCAAGACCGACGAAGAAGTCTTCGCCTTCTTCCACAAGGCCCTCGCCGCCACCACCGACCCAACCAAAGGCCTGATGGACTTTGTCGGCCTCTCCATGGAATGCGGCAAGATGAACATCAAGGTGATGGGGATGCTCAACCAGGGACATATCGACCACTACGGGCAGCCGGTCCCGACCAAGGTCCAGCTCGGCACCAGAAAGAACAAGGGGATCCTCGTCTCCGGCCACGACCTGCGCATGATCGAGGAGCTCCTCAAGCAGACCGAAGGCAAGGGAATTGACGTCTACACCCACGGCGAAATGCTGCCGGCCCACGGCTATCCCGGCCTCAAGAAGTATTCGCACCTCTACGGCAACTTCGGCGGCGCCTGGCAGGATCAGCACAAGGAATTCCCGGACTTCCCCGGCGCCATCATCTTCAACACCAACTGCATCCAGCGCCCGGCCGACTCCTACAAAGACCGGCTCTTCACCTGGGGCATGGTCGGCTGGCCCGGCATCAAGCACATGACCGGCTGGAACTTCTCCGAGGTCATCAACAAGGCCCTTGAGTGCCCCGACCTGCCCGATGCACCGGGCAAGGAGATCCTCACCGGCTTCGGCCACAATGCGGTCCTGGGGGTGGCAGACAAGGTCATCGAAGGGGTCAAGAGCGGCGCCATCAAGCATTTCTTCCTCATCGGCGGCTGCGACGGCGCCAAACCGGGGCGCAACTACTTCACGGAACTGGCCGAGATAGTGCCCAAAGACTGCGTCATCCTGACGCTCGCCTGCGGCAAGTACCGCTTCAACAAGCTGGAGTTCGGCGACATCGGCGGCATCCCGCGCCTCCTCGACGTGGGGCAGTGCAACGACGCCTACTCGGCGGTCCAGATCGCCCTGGCCCTGGCAGGCGCCTTCAACTGCGGAGTCAACGACCTGCCGCTCTCCTTCATCCTCTCCTGGTATGAGCAGAAGGCCCATGTGATCCTGCTCTCGCTCCTCCACCTGGGGATCAAGAACATCAAGCTCGGACCGGCCCTGCCGGCGTACCTGACACCGAACGTCCTCAACTTCCTGGTGGAAAACTTCAACATCGGCCAGATCACCACGGCAGATGCGGACCTGAAGGCAGCGCTGGGCGCATAA
- a CDS encoding helix-turn-helix domain-containing protein — protein sequence MKEPITESSGNVFVDLGFDPAEAAILQMRAELMTDLREFIRSSGMTQMEAAQRLGVGQSRVSDLMRGKWDRFSLEMLITLEARAGRKVRLDLAA from the coding sequence ATGAAAGAGCCAATCACTGAATCGAGTGGCAACGTTTTTGTTGATCTGGGATTCGACCCTGCGGAGGCGGCGATTCTTCAGATGCGTGCAGAGCTAATGACCGATCTGCGCGAGTTTATTCGTTCGAGCGGCATGACCCAGATGGAAGCCGCACAGCGCCTTGGTGTCGGGCAGTCGCGCGTATCGGACTTGATGCGGGGAAAGTGGGACAGATTTAGCCTGGAAATGCTGATTACTCTGGAAGCCCGCGCCGGCCGCAAGGTAAGGCTCGATTTGGCTGCTTGA
- a CDS encoding type II toxin-antitoxin system MqsA family antitoxin, whose protein sequence is MKCPLCRGKMVPGKTNLPFSLEGGNVIVVINVPALVCEQCGDDFVEIDVVRKVEKIVDRIEHDGISMGMVEYDRAA, encoded by the coding sequence ATGAAATGCCCGTTATGTAGAGGAAAGATGGTCCCGGGAAAGACCAATCTGCCGTTCAGCCTCGAAGGTGGTAATGTCATTGTGGTCATCAACGTCCCTGCGCTGGTCTGTGAGCAGTGTGGCGATGATTTCGTCGAGATCGACGTGGTAAGGAAGGTCGAAAAGATCGTTGACCGTATTGAGCACGACGGCATCAGCATGGGCATGGTCGAATATGACAGGGCGGCTTGA
- a CDS encoding phage tail protein: MAEPFLGEIRIFPFDFAPRGWALCNGALLPIVQNQALYSLLNTTFGGDGKTNFGLPDLQGRVPMPPGTNPVCGNIVAAGKKDGSETVTLTTSQIPPHTHSALANSINADFASPVTLAAGNIWAKADDPSSNPVNAYESGANAVMDQSALSTAGGGGAHNNMQPYQVVNYCIALMGLYPTRP; this comes from the coding sequence ATGGCTGAACCTTTCTTAGGAGAAATAAGAATATTCCCGTTTGATTTTGCGCCGCGTGGCTGGGCGCTGTGCAACGGCGCGCTGCTGCCGATCGTTCAGAACCAGGCGCTCTATTCCCTGCTCAATACGACTTTCGGCGGCGACGGCAAAACTAACTTCGGTCTGCCGGATTTGCAGGGACGTGTTCCCATGCCTCCCGGAACCAATCCGGTCTGCGGTAACATAGTCGCAGCCGGAAAAAAAGATGGCTCCGAAACGGTAACCCTCACGACCTCTCAAATCCCGCCGCATACCCATTCGGCTTTGGCAAACAGTATCAATGCCGACTTTGCGTCGCCCGTCACCCTCGCGGCCGGCAATATCTGGGCAAAAGCCGATGACCCCAGCTCAAATCCGGTCAATGCATATGAGTCCGGCGCGAATGCAGTCATGGACCAGAGCGCACTTTCGACTGCGGGTGGCGGCGGAGCCCATAACAACATGCAGCCGTATCAGGTGGTAAACTATTGCATCGCCCTTATGGGTTTATATCCGACGCGGCCCTAG
- the ubiE gene encoding bifunctional demethylmenaquinone methyltransferase/2-methoxy-6-polyprenyl-1,4-benzoquinol methylase UbiE yields the protein MFKLTEKGEKIQEMFDTIAPRYDFLNRLLSFGIDRKWRRFAVKQIRYAEGGRILDVATGTGDVALEIAAQTPASISIVGVDFSKEMVELGKEKVNCSPFAARISMQVAPCEAIPFADGSFDSVTIAFGIRNVVDRAQGLKEMHRILKADGRAVILEFSTPRLTLFKALYHFYFLKVLPVIGGLFSQFSAYKYLPDSVMEFPSQEEFKAIMAGVGFKNLKHFDLTGGIATVYVGEK from the coding sequence ATGTTCAAGCTTACGGAAAAGGGTGAGAAGATTCAGGAGATGTTCGATACCATCGCCCCCCGCTACGACTTCCTCAACAGGCTGCTCAGTTTCGGCATCGACCGCAAGTGGCGGCGATTCGCAGTAAAGCAGATACGCTATGCTGAAGGTGGGCGTATTCTGGACGTCGCCACCGGAACCGGTGACGTGGCGCTGGAAATTGCAGCCCAGACGCCGGCATCGATCAGCATTGTCGGCGTCGATTTCAGTAAAGAGATGGTGGAACTGGGAAAAGAGAAGGTAAACTGCTCCCCTTTTGCTGCCCGCATATCCATGCAGGTAGCCCCTTGCGAAGCCATCCCCTTTGCCGACGGCAGCTTCGATTCCGTCACCATAGCCTTCGGCATCAGAAATGTGGTGGACAGGGCGCAGGGGCTGAAGGAAATGCACAGGATCCTGAAAGCGGACGGCCGGGCGGTAATCCTGGAATTCTCCACCCCGCGCTTAACACTGTTCAAGGCACTCTACCATTTCTATTTCCTCAAGGTCCTGCCGGTAATCGGCGGTCTTTTCTCCCAGTTCAGCGCCTACAAGTATCTCCCGGACTCGGTCATGGAATTCCCTTCCCAGGAAGAGTTCAAGGCCATCATGGCCGGTGTCGGCTTCAAGAACCTGAAACATTTCGACCTCACCGGAGGTATTGCCACCGTCTACGTAGGTGAAAAGTAA
- a CDS encoding DUF4258 domain-containing protein, with protein sequence MPLNIEIIGSLAAGDQIALKRHSIVRMRQRRISADEVKEALLSCRLIEDYPTDRPLPSGLVLGYTANDRVIHVVVAIDEDEPMLWVITVYEPTIDEWEEGFDRRRTV encoded by the coding sequence ATGCCGCTTAACATTGAGATAATCGGCTCACTTGCAGCAGGCGACCAAATAGCGTTGAAGCGCCATTCAATCGTGCGTATGCGCCAACGTCGGATATCTGCCGACGAAGTGAAAGAAGCGCTTCTCTCCTGCAGGCTGATTGAGGATTATCCAACTGATCGCCCCTTGCCCAGCGGGCTGGTCCTTGGCTATACTGCCAACGATAGGGTCATTCATGTAGTTGTTGCCATAGATGAAGATGAACCAATGCTCTGGGTGATTACCGTGTACGAGCCGACCATTGACGAGTGGGAGGAAGGTTTTGACCGAAGGAGAACAGTATGA
- a CDS encoding type II toxin-antitoxin system RelE/ParE family toxin — protein sequence MKPLKFIGSSLDDLRDFPAEVRRQTGFELHAIQRGMDPSDWKPMNAVGPGVREIRIRVLGEWRVLYVAKFADAVYVLHAFHKKTQKTRHEDIEIARRRYCQIGD from the coding sequence ATAAAACCCCTCAAGTTTATCGGATCCTCTCTTGATGACCTGCGCGATTTTCCAGCCGAAGTTCGGCGTCAGACCGGCTTTGAGCTACACGCGATCCAGCGAGGGATGGACCCTTCCGATTGGAAACCGATGAATGCGGTGGGACCTGGGGTACGGGAGATACGTATTCGCGTGTTGGGTGAATGGCGTGTGCTGTATGTCGCCAAGTTCGCGGATGCCGTTTATGTTCTCCATGCCTTTCATAAGAAGACTCAAAAAACACGACATGAAGATATCGAAATTGCCCGGCGCCGTTATTGTCAAATAGGAGATTGA
- a CDS encoding phage tail protein codes for MAIPFIGEIRTFAGNFAPYGWFYCQGQRLSITEFQALYAVIGATYGGDGSTYFNLPNLQAYAPMGQGAGTGLTPRTLGHACGVPATTLIDNQMPPHTHAAQGTNATGTSNNPANRIWAKVISTPQIQPYGKTVASTPVAMKADALASAGGGSTHSNMQPYQGINFIMAWQGDFPVRQ; via the coding sequence ATGGCTATTCCATTTATAGGTGAAATAAGGACTTTCGCGGGGAATTTTGCGCCCTATGGCTGGTTTTATTGTCAAGGCCAACGGTTGAGCATTACCGAGTTTCAGGCCCTCTATGCGGTGATTGGTGCCACGTACGGCGGAGATGGCAGTACCTATTTCAACCTGCCGAATCTGCAGGCGTACGCCCCCATGGGGCAAGGCGCCGGCACCGGCTTGACGCCGCGTACGCTCGGTCATGCCTGTGGCGTGCCGGCTACAACTCTGATCGACAACCAGATGCCCCCCCACACCCACGCGGCACAAGGGACCAACGCAACAGGTACCAGCAATAATCCCGCAAATCGAATCTGGGCCAAGGTTATATCGACACCTCAAATTCAACCGTATGGCAAGACGGTAGCCAGTACGCCGGTTGCCATGAAAGCCGATGCCCTTGCTTCCGCAGGTGGTGGATCTACTCACAGCAACATGCAACCTTACCAGGGGATCAACTTTATTATGGCCTGGCAGGGTGATTTCCCAGTCAGGCAGTAA
- a CDS encoding sigma-70 family RNA polymerase sigma factor, with product MPVLHRWKALAGKKEFIRSSGMTQMEAAQRLGVGQSRVSSCVWGEE from the coding sequence ATGCCGGTTCTCCACCGATGGAAAGCTCTTGCCGGGAAGAAAGAGTTTATCCGTTCGAGCGGCATGACCCAGATGGAAGCCGCACAGCGCCTTGGTGTCGGGCAGTCGCGCGTATCGTCTTGCGTGTGGGGAGAAGAATAA
- a CDS encoding class I SAM-dependent methyltransferase gives MGDERLKWDERYSGEEYLLGVEPSSFLTEKIGLIKSLCPGRRALDIACGEGRNSIFLAQAGFAVTGLDISRKGLDKAIRRMNEEGVQVDFQLADLESYEFFETYDLIINFNFLLRELIPKLVFALNPGGVIVFDTILDAPTLQGMHNRRFLLLPGELRAIFEGFAGKILYYEEKPLDMTPTAKLIFQKV, from the coding sequence ATGGGTGACGAGCGGCTCAAATGGGATGAACGTTATAGCGGTGAGGAATACCTGCTGGGAGTTGAGCCATCGAGCTTTCTGACGGAGAAGATCGGTTTGATCAAATCTCTCTGCCCGGGGAGGCGGGCGCTTGATATTGCCTGCGGTGAAGGGAGGAACAGCATTTTTCTGGCGCAGGCCGGTTTTGCGGTTACGGGCCTGGATATTTCCCGGAAAGGGCTCGACAAAGCCATAAGACGTATGAACGAAGAGGGTGTGCAGGTTGATTTTCAGCTAGCAGACCTTGAGTCCTATGAGTTTTTCGAGACATATGACCTGATCATCAACTTCAACTTTCTGCTCCGCGAACTGATCCCGAAGCTGGTTTTCGCCCTCAATCCAGGAGGGGTAATCGTATTCGATACGATCCTCGATGCCCCCACGCTTCAAGGGATGCACAACAGGAGATTCTTATTGCTGCCTGGCGAGTTGAGGGCGATTTTTGAAGGGTTTGCGGGTAAGATCCTATATTATGAAGAAAAGCCTCTGGATATGACTCCAACAGCGAAGTTGATATTTCAAAAAGTATAA